The genomic window AAATTGCCCAGCGTTCCGCTTCAAGTCGTCTCAAACGGAAACGTTTCTCCAATGGCGAACCTTTGTTAGCCGCTAGTCGTTAGCCGCCAGTCTTTGTTAGCCGCGGTCTTTGTTAGCCGTCATTCGTTAGCCGCCAGTCGTTAGCGGGGCAGCGGCCAATAGCCGTCACATCACGCAGCAGGGCGCACACAGAGGCAGTCAGGTAGGCGAACCCAGGGAGCGCACGTGCCTGCGGGCTTTGACACCTACCACTTGGTGGCGCCGCCAAGCAAAATGGCTGACGTCTGGCCAAAACGCTCCCTCCCATCATCAGCCGAAGAATCCTAACGCCACTTCTTCTCCTTCCTCTGGTCAAGCGCCTCCATGTCCGACGTTTATCGGCCAGCGCGATGACTTCACGTGGGAGCGCCGGTACGTCCCGAGAGCTGCGTGTGTCGTATGTGCGTGCGCTGCTCTGATTGCAAAAGCCCGCTTGCCTGCCGTTTACGTTCATGCATGTGCATCTTTCCTACGTTTGCATGCACGTGTGCACTGTGGTTTTAGGCGTGCACGTCTAAGTGTGCTTTACGTGCACTTCCCGCAGCCAATGGCGTGGCACCTCCCCCTGTGACGGGCAAGGCATCCCTGTTGCCGCAGCGACCGCTCGCCGCAGCCAACTTCCTGTGCCCGGAGGCCAGCTCATCAGGTAGGCGGCTGTCAATCCACCATCACCACGCTCGCAATGAGGCGCCGGTGAATATTCATGCTGGCTAACGAGTCGCCTGCCACCAAAAAGGTGTCGCGCGTCGCACGCCTCGCCGGCGCCGATTAATCCGTCAAACAAAGCTAATTGGATGGCGGCGTCTTGTCAAAAACAAGGCGAAAGACTCGATCTGCGAAGCGGGGCCATTGTGCTCAGCggacggggcggggcggggcggggcgggccgCTGTCAGTGTTAGGGCCCCATGGCAATGGACAgggtcgggtcgggtcgggtcgggCTGGGCCGCTGTCAGGGTTGGAGGCCACGGGGCCATTTTGCGCCCGTTGGCCACTGCAATCTTCTCTTTGCAGAGCCCCAGCATCGTCTGCACCACTTTAGCAGACGTGATTGTGACGCGGGTGCGCGAGTGAAGAGGGCATCTGCGCCCTTTTGCATTGCGTCATCGGGGAGGAGCGCGGCTCGCTGGCTTCCTTCGGGCTAAGCGAACGGTCGCAATTGAGCTGTCAGGGTTATCGCGCGCAACACGTTGATGAACGGTCGGCGGCGGCCGAGGGCGCCGCCGCTCGCTCGTCATCATTAGCGGCGGGACGGAGAGCGGGCCTTTCTGCTGCCGTTGACTCGTTTATCTTCCCCCGTCGCTTTCCGCCGCAGCCACTGCGCTTTTTATCTCCAGCGGCCGCCttttttcctcttcttccttttcttctcttGCTTATCACAGCTCAGATGGCGTTTTTTTCTGCATGTGACTTTCGCTCTTCTTCAGTGGCGCTCAAAGGCAAAGCTTGACTTTGCTCTCCGGACGCGTTGCTGGAAAATTCACCAAATGAAAGGCCAATTTGAATCACGTGCAGGCAAAATGCGGCGGACGCTAAGATTTAGTGCCGCTCTGGCCCTCTTCTCTGCTCTGGCCCtcttctctcctctcctctcctctcctctcctctcctctcctctcctctcctctcctctcctctcctctcctctcctctcctctcctctcctctcctctcctctcctctcctctcctctcctctcctctcctctcctctcctctcctctcctctcctctcctctcctctcctctcctctcctctcctctcctctcctctcctctcctctcctctcctctcctctcctctcctctcctctcctctcctctcctctcctctcctctcctctcctctcctctcctctcctctcctctcctctcctctcctctcctctcctctcctctcctctcctctcctctcctctcctctcctctcctctcctctcctctcctctcctctcctctcctctcctctcctctcctctcctctcctctcctctcctctcctctcctctcctctcctctcctctcctctcctctcctctcctctcctctcctctcctctcctctcctctcctctcctctcctctcctctcctctcctctcctctcctctcctctcctctcctctcctctcctctcctctcctctcctctcctctcctctcctctcctctcctctcctctcctctcctctcctctcctctcctctcctctcctctcctctcctctcctctcctctcctctcctctcctctcctctcctctcctctcctctcctctcctctcctctcctctcctctcctctcctctcctctcctctcctctcctctcctctcctctcctctcctctcctctcctctcctctcctctcctctcctctcctctcctctcctctcctctcctctcctctcctctcctctcctctcctctcctctcctctcctctcctctcctctcctctcctctcctctcctctcctctcctctcctctcctctcctctcctctcctctcctctcctctcctctcctctcctctcctctcctctcctctcctctcctctcctctcctctcctctcctctcctctcctctcctctcctctcctctcctctcctctcctctcctctcctctcctctcctctcctctcctctcctctcctctcctctcctctcctctcctctcctctcctctcctctcctctcctctcctctcctctcctctcctctcctctcctctcctctcctctcctctcctctcctctcctctcctctcctctcctctcctctcctctcctctcctctcctctcctctcctctcctctcctctcctctcctctcctctcctctcctctcctctcctctcctctcctctcctctcctctcctctcctctcctctcctctcctctcctctcctctcctctcctctcctctcctctcctctcctctcctctcctctcctctcctctcctctcctctcctctcctctcctctcctctcctcttctcttctcttctcttctcttcggcAGGCTCGGCGCACCCGCCCCCAGTCAAGGAGATCATCCGCCTGAAGGGATGCACGCTCGTCCCGCCCAACCCCAGTAAGAGTGGCGGCGACGCCAGCGTATGTATATTCTCCATTGTGACGGCGCCGCTGTGTGGCAGGGCTGCCCCCGCCGTCCACCCGGTCGCGGCCGCCCGGCTGCAAGACGGTGTTTGTgggcggacttccagagcgcgcCGGCGATGACATCGTCAGGGAGGTTTTCAGCTCCTGCGGCGACATCGTGGCCTTACGCAAAAGCAAGAAGAACTTCTGTCACATTCGATTCGGCGAAGAGTTCATGGTGGACCGGGCGCTCCGCTTGTCAGGTGACATAGCCAGCTGGCTGGTTGTAGCCCAAAGCCGGACAAATTGCGCCAGCTCTTCTCAACTCGGTCTCTTTTGTCTCGCAGGGTACCGGCTTCATCTGGGCTCGGCGGACAAGAAAGACTCGGGCCGAATCCACgtggactttgcgcaggctcgaGACGACTTGTACGAGTGGGAGTGTAAACAGAGACTGCTGCAAGGAGAAAAAGGCCAAGGACAGCAGGAGCCGCCGtcgttgccgccgccgccgccgcctccactCTCCCTCATGCCGTACTTCTCAGAGCAGGAGGCGGCCCTCTTGGCTGAGTGCCTGAAAGGTGAGACGGGGGTTGGGGGCTGAGATGTTGGATAGAATCGGAGCAGGTTGAATGGAAATATTTTGGGTGGCCTACTCTGTTTgcggaaggcaggcaggcaggcaggcaggcaggcaggcaggcaggcaggcaggcaggcaggcaggcaggcaggcaggcaggcaggcaggcaggcaggcaggcaggcaggcaggcaggcaggcaggcaggcaggcaggcaggcaggcaggcaggcaggcaggcaggcaggcaggcaggcagccacgcaggcagccacgcaggcagccacgcaggcagccacgcaggcagccacgcaggcagccacgcaggcagccacgcaggcagccacgcaggcaggcagccacacaggcaggcagccacgcaggcaggcagccacgcaggcaggcagctaCGCAGGCAGGCACATGCAGGCAGCTTCTTGTTCAAGGCACTCGCTCTTGTTGTGCTTTGTGCGCCGTGTTGTAAGACCTCGCTAATCTGTGCTGGCGCTTTTGACGGGGCCGCCCCTAAAGGCTCCCTAATGCTTCGCCTCGCTGCTCCCATTGTCAGTCAAATGAGCCCAGCCGGGGACTCGGCGCCGGCGGCCCCATCGGATGCCCGAGCTCCCGTGATGGCGCCTTCCATCACAGTCCACCAAAGGACTTGACGTCTCTTTGCTTGTGTGCTGACGTCAGCAGAAAAAGCCAAAGCAAacgtctgcatgtgtgtgtgcatgcgtgcgtgcgcgcgtgtgcgcgcaCTCTCTCCACCAGACAAGCATCGGTTCAGCTGGGCCGCGTCGGTGCTTTTGTGGTGGCTGGACGGCGGGCAGGTGAACCGCGCCAGCGCCAACCACATGTACGCTTTGCTGCAGAGCGCCAACGCGCACGCTGGACGACTGCGCAGAGACGCCGCCCAGCAGCGGCAGGTGCTGCGCAAGGCCAGGGCTGCCTTCCGCTGCGCCCTCGCCACCATCCTCCAGCAGTGTAAGaacaacacgcacgcacgcacgcacgcacgcacgcaagccccccccccacccccccacccccccccacacacacacacttttgggAACGCCCGCCGACATTCGGCGTTGGGCACGCAAAGAAAGTCTTGAGAAGGGAAAGCGGCCCGACCCATTGGTAAGTACCCGCGCACAGCCTGAGTACACAGTGTACGTCGTCAAGCGCTTGTGCTCCGTTCAGCATTTAGCACGGCGGAGCCCCGCAAACAGATTTCCCATGTCTCGCCCTTCCTCTGCGGCCCAAGTGGACCAGGTCTCGTCCGTCTTGGCGGCGTCGGGGCGACAAAAGTCTCGGGACCACTTCTCCAAAGCTCAGCGCAAGAACATTGAACTGTGGACCAGGCAGTGCCAGGTTGGTACCCGACGTTCGCCTGCCCTTTGGAGGATCACGGTGGGTGGGTTGATTGCCGGCGTCACGGTGGATGCCGGCGTCACCGATCCCGACCCCCTCCATGACCCCAGTCTCGTTCACGCAAAGGTGAGGGGTCGCGATGATGGTGATGAAGGTGACGATGTCGCTGATGATGAAGGCGCCGACGAACGCAGCCTCGTGATGATGAAATTGCTGAAGGCGACGTTGATGTGTTCGCAGGCGGACAGCGAGCAGCTGTCGGGGCTCAGACGACACCGTGACGACGAGGACGAGGACGAGCCAGGTCTTTTcaggaagaagatgaagacggccaaGATGAGCACGTGCGGCCACCGAGACGATG from Syngnathus scovelli strain Florida chromosome 8, RoL_Ssco_1.2, whole genome shotgun sequence includes these protein-coding regions:
- the LOC125973816 gene encoding ecto-NOX disulfide-thiol exchanger 1 isoform X4 produces the protein MMMRRRRRRMMMTHGPPVRVCASPRADVRATAQRLKLLLARFIFIVVAFLPERLHVRRLSASAMTSRGSAANGVAPPPVTGKASLLPQRPLAAANFLCPEASSSGSAHPPPVKEIIRLKGCTLVPPNPRLPPPSTRSRPPGCKTVFVGGLPERAGDDIVREVFSSCGDIVALRKSKKNFCHIRFGEEFMVDRALRLSGYRLHLGSADKKDSGRIHVDFAQARDDLYEWECKQRLLQGEKGQGQQEPPSLPPPPPPPLSLMPYFSEQEAALLAECLKDKHRFSWAASVLLWWLDGGQVNRASANHMYALLQSANAHAGRLRRDAAQQRQVLRKARAAFRCALATILQQLDQVSSVLAASGRQKSRDHFSKAQRKNIELWTRQCQADSEQLSGLRRHRDDEDEDEPGLFRKKMKTAKMSTCGHRDDEAFEEEGEELLSQEAEPPRGEASVPPLLPAQQVLSLRDDPAGEEAELQRARTQAHFLEGEPLLLQQSQVMCGAELREKVSAALGPLGSCAHQVTSVLAPAPAFWSSSAWHASGETGGVLVSEKEALLLGVVSAFLHVHPFGANLEYLCSYVRTLDCQVSSGQLERLMVRLPLMFRQELSGVGATLEKRWKFCGFDSLRSG
- the LOC125973816 gene encoding ecto-NOX disulfide-thiol exchanger 2 isoform X2, which translates into the protein MMMRRRRRRMMMTHGPPVRVCASPRADVRATAQRLKLLLARFIFIVVAFLPERLHVRRLSASAMTSRGSAANGVAPPPVTGKASLLPQRPLAAANFLCPEASSSGSAHPPPVKEIIRLKGCTLVPPNPRLPPPSTRSRPPGCKTVFVGGLPERAGDDIVREVFSSCGDIVALRKSKKNFCHIRFGEEFMVDRALRLSGYRLHLGSADKKDSGRIHVDFAQARDDLYEWECKQRLLQGEKGQGQQEPPSLPPPPPPPLSLMPYFSEQEAALLAECLKDKHRFSWAASVLLWWLDGGQVNRASANHMYALLQSANAHAGRLRRDAAQQRQVLRKARAAFRCALATILQQLDQVSSVLAASGRQKSRDHFSKAQRKNIELWTRQCQVGTRRSPALWRITVGGLIAGVTVDAGVTDPDPLHDPSLVHAKVRGRDDGDEGDDVADDEGADERSLVMMKLLKATLMCSQADSEQLSGLRRHRDDEDEDEPGLFRKKMKTAKMSTCGHRDDEAFEEEGEELLSQEAEPPRGEASVPPLLPAQQVLSLRDDPAGEEAELQRARTQAHFLEGEPLLLQQSVMCGAELREKVSAALGPLGSCAHQVTSVLAPAPAFWSSSAWHASGETGGVLVSEKEALLLGVVSAFLHVHPFGANLEYLCSYVRTLDCQVSSGQLERLMVRLPLMFRQELSGVGATLEKRWKFCGFDSLRSG
- the LOC125973816 gene encoding ecto-NOX disulfide-thiol exchanger 2 isoform X1: MMMRRRRRRMMMTHGPPVRVCASPRADVRATAQRLKLLLARFIFIVVAFLPERLHVRRLSASAMTSRGSAANGVAPPPVTGKASLLPQRPLAAANFLCPEASSSGSAHPPPVKEIIRLKGCTLVPPNPRLPPPSTRSRPPGCKTVFVGGLPERAGDDIVREVFSSCGDIVALRKSKKNFCHIRFGEEFMVDRALRLSGYRLHLGSADKKDSGRIHVDFAQARDDLYEWECKQRLLQGEKGQGQQEPPSLPPPPPPPLSLMPYFSEQEAALLAECLKDKHRFSWAASVLLWWLDGGQVNRASANHMYALLQSANAHAGRLRRDAAQQRQVLRKARAAFRCALATILQQLDQVSSVLAASGRQKSRDHFSKAQRKNIELWTRQCQVGTRRSPALWRITVGGLIAGVTVDAGVTDPDPLHDPSLVHAKVRGRDDGDEGDDVADDEGADERSLVMMKLLKATLMCSQADSEQLSGLRRHRDDEDEDEPGLFRKKMKTAKMSTCGHRDDEAFEEEGEELLSQEAEPPRGEASVPPLLPAQQVLSLRDDPAGEEAELQRARTQAHFLEGEPLLLQQSQVMCGAELREKVSAALGPLGSCAHQVTSVLAPAPAFWSSSAWHASGETGGVLVSEKEALLLGVVSAFLHVHPFGANLEYLCSYVRTLDCQVSSGQLERLMVRLPLMFRQELSGVGATLEKRWKFCGFDSLRSG
- the LOC125973816 gene encoding ecto-NOX disulfide-thiol exchanger 2 isoform X3: MTSRGSAANGVAPPPVTGKASLLPQRPLAAANFLCPEASSSGSAHPPPVKEIIRLKGCTLVPPNPRLPPPSTRSRPPGCKTVFVGGLPERAGDDIVREVFSSCGDIVALRKSKKNFCHIRFGEEFMVDRALRLSGYRLHLGSADKKDSGRIHVDFAQARDDLYEWECKQRLLQGEKGQGQQEPPSLPPPPPPPLSLMPYFSEQEAALLAECLKDKHRFSWAASVLLWWLDGGQVNRASANHMYALLQSANAHAGRLRRDAAQQRQVLRKARAAFRCALATILQQLDQVSSVLAASGRQKSRDHFSKAQRKNIELWTRQCQVGTRRSPALWRITVGGLIAGVTVDAGVTDPDPLHDPSLVHAKVRGRDDGDEGDDVADDEGADERSLVMMKLLKATLMCSQADSEQLSGLRRHRDDEDEDEPGLFRKKMKTAKMSTCGHRDDEAFEEEGEELLSQEAEPPRGEASVPPLLPAQQVLSLRDDPAGEEAELQRARTQAHFLEGEPLLLQQSQVMCGAELREKVSAALGPLGSCAHQVTSVLAPAPAFWSSSAWHASGETGGVLVSEKEALLLGVVSAFLHVHPFGANLEYLCSYVRTLDCQVSSGQLERLMVRLPLMFRQELSGVGATLEKRWKFCGFDSLRSG